The sequence below is a genomic window from Lysobacter capsici.
ATCCTGTCCCGGTGGCGCACGGCGCACATCCATGTGCGCCGCCCTCCGGGTGTGCTTTTGTTCTCGCGAGTTACGAGCGTCGTAGCGCTGGATGAACTGCGCGAATTGGGGCGAAAGCCACATGGCCTCCCTGTAGGAGCGGCGCGAGCCGCGACCGCGCCATCACGGCAACGGCGCGATTTTCGTCATAGGCGTATTCCCGCGGTCGCGGCTCGCGCCGCTCCTACAGGGGCTACGGCAGGTCACGCGACGTCTGGGGTTTTTGCGAAACGCAATTTCCGGTGTTCGTTGCAATCAATCGCAACCGAAACACGCAGCGAAAAAAACCGAATCACCCAAACAACCCCCGCTCACACACCCCAACCACCACCTCCCGCAACCACCGATTGGCCGGATCGAACTCACTGTTCGCATGCCAATACAAATGCAACTGCGCCGCCGGCAACGCGAACGGCACCGCCACCCGCAACAAACGCGAACGACCGATGATCCGCCCTGCAAGCCCCGCGGGCATCGTCAACAAGGCATCGGACTGCGACACCACCTCGCACGCCGAGTGATAGTTCTGGCATCGCAGCGCGATCGGCCGCTGCAATCCCAGGTTGAGCAGCGCGATGTCCTCGATCACCTGACCGCTCGCGCGCGTCGACACCGCGACATGCCGCGCCTGCAGGTACTGCTTCAAGGTCAGCCGCTTCGCCAACGCATGACCGGCGCGCATCACCACGCAGAAGCCGTCCTGAAACAGGGGCTGGTGCCGCACCGGTTCGCTGATCGGCAGGGCCACGTCGATCGCCAGATCGACCTGGCCGGCGGCGAGTTCGCGGCCCAGTTCGCGTCGCGCCACCGCCACGCTGGCCAAGGTCGCGCCCGGCGCCTGCGCGTGCAGCGTTTGCGCCAGCGCCGGCAACAGGGCGGTCTCGGTCGCGTCGGGCATGCCGATGCGGAAGCCCTGGCGGGCCTGGGCCGGGTCGAAACGGTCCCATTGCTGCAGCAGTTCGCGCAGGCGGCTGAGCGCGTCGGTCAGCAGCGGCGCGATGCGCTGGCAGGCCGGGGTCGGGCTCATGCGCCGGCCGTCGCGCACGAACAACGGGTCGCCGAACTGCTGGCGCAGGCGCGCGAGCGCATGGCTCACCGCCGATGGCGTTAGGTACAGCGACTGCGCCGCGCGGCTGAGGTTCTGCTCGCGGTACACGGCCTCGAACACCTTGAGCAGGTTGAGGTCGAGCTGGTCGATCCGGTTATGAATCTGGTTCATGATG
It includes:
- a CDS encoding LysR family transcriptional regulator: MNQIHNRIDQLDLNLLKVFEAVYREQNLSRAAQSLYLTPSAVSHALARLRQQFGDPLFVRDGRRMSPTPACQRIAPLLTDALSRLRELLQQWDRFDPAQARQGFRIGMPDATETALLPALAQTLHAQAPGATLASVAVARRELGRELAAGQVDLAIDVALPISEPVRHQPLFQDGFCVVMRAGHALAKRLTLKQYLQARHVAVSTRASGQVIEDIALLNLGLQRPIALRCQNYHSACEVVSQSDALLTMPAGLAGRIIGRSRLLRVAVPFALPAAQLHLYWHANSEFDPANRWLREVVVGVCERGLFG